The following are from one region of the Silene latifolia isolate original U9 population chromosome 9, ASM4854445v1, whole genome shotgun sequence genome:
- the LOC141598803 gene encoding protein CHUP1, chloroplastic isoform X4, producing MIKLGLVVAASIAAYTVRQINVGSKKPSQPATNPEENGEEIIEENQAEEWDVEKFDPSTDIDKEEEQEEKEEVKLISGEINAPNVNTFDIGEDEFEELLSGQLGFPLPDDALDEAKSSMADRQRAYDEAKSSMADRQRAYDEEMAKNASELERLRDLVKEMEEREVRLEGELLEYYGLKEQESGLVELQKQLKIKTVEIDMLKVTVNSLQAERKKLLEELEMGGSAKKELEVARKKIKELQRQIQLEANQTKGQLLLLKQQVSSLQTKEEDAYKKDSDVDKKLKAVKNLEMEIAELKRKNIELQYEKRELSVQLAAAEGKASALSDMTETEMVAKVREEVNELKYANEDLQKQVEGLQMNRFSEVEELVYLRWVNACLRFELRNYQTPAGKMSARELNKNLSPKSQERAKQLLLEYAGSERGQGDTDLESNFSQPSSPGSEDFDNASMDSSFSRYSSISKKPSIMQKLKKWGKSKDDSSSALSSPARSFAGGSPRSRSSISQRQRGPLESLMLRNASDSVAITSFGKAEQDLNGYSENPNLPNIKTGVASSDALNSVASSFQLMSKSVEGAPDEKYPVYKDRHKMALEREKQIKEKAEQARVEKFGDKPITTPSKALPPRLSQIKEKVAVPVSVSIGASDQSPSDVKMVDPTAVTKMKLAQIEKRPPRVPRPPPRGSGGAATGATTKVPGGAPSGGPPPPPPPPGGPPRPPGAPPPPPPPGGLSRGAANNDKVHRAPEVVEFYQSLMKREAKKDTTTLISSTATTADARNNMIGEIENRSTFLLAVKADVETQGDFVQSLAAEVRAATFTDIEDLVAFVNWLDEELSFLVDERAVLKHFDWPEGKADALREASFEYQDLKKLEKQVTTFEDDPSIPCEKALKKMYSLLEKVEQSVYALLRTRDMAMSRYKDFGIPVNWLMDAGVVGKIKLSSVQLAKKYMKRVAAELDVLTGPEKEPNREFLLLQGIRFAFRVHQFAGGFDAESMKTFEDLRSRVQTQNSEDNKAEM from the exons ATGATAAAGTTAGGCTTGGTTGTTGCCGCTTCTATTGCAGCCTACACCGTTAGGCAGATTAACGTTGGAAGCAAGAAGCCATCACAGCCTGCAACCAACCCTGAag AAAATGGAGAAGAAATTATTGAAGAAAACCAAGCTGAAGAATGGGACGTGGAGAAATTCGACCCTTCTACTGATATCGACAAAGAGGAG GaacaagaagaaaaagaagaagttaAATTAATAAGCGGGGAAATAAATGCTCCTAATGTAAATACCTTTGATATTGGAGAGGATGAGTTTGAAGAACTTTTATCAGGGCAGCTTGGATTTCCATTACCAGATGACGCACTAGATGAAGCGAAAAGTTCCATGGCTGATCGTCAGAGAGCTTATGATGAAGCGAAAAGTTCCATGGCTGATCGTCAGAGAGCTTATGATGAGGAAATGGCTAAAAATGCGAGTGAACTGGAAAGATTACGAGACTTAGTAAAGGAAATGGAAGAGAGGGAAGTGAGACTAGAAGGGGAATTGCTGGAATACTATGGTTTAAAAGAGCAGGAATCTGGCTTAGTGGAACTCCAAAAGCAATTGAAGATCAAGACTGTTGAGATTGACATGCTAAAAGTTACTGTTAATTCACTGCAAGCCGAAAGGAAAAAGCTTCTAGAAGAACTTGAGATGGGAGGTTCTGCCAAGAAGGAGCTTGAGGTAGCCAGGAAGAAAATTAAAGAGCTTCAGAGGCAAATCCAGTTAGAAGCAAATCAAACAAAGGGCCAACTTTTGTTGCTTAAACAGCAAGTTAGTAGTTTGCAGACGAAGGAGGAAGACGCTTATAAGAAAGATTCTGATGTTGACAAAAAACTTAAAGCTGTTAAAAATTTAGAGATGGAAATTGCAGAGCTTAAACGGAAAAACATTGAGCTTCAGTATGAAAAGAGGGAGTTATCTGTTCAACTGGCTGCTGCTGAGGGCAAAGCAAGTGCTCTTTCCGACATGACCGAG ACTGAAATGGTTGCCAAGGTCAGGGAAGAGGTGAACGAGCTAAAGTATGCAAATGAAGACTTGCAAAAGCAAGTTGAAGGCCTTCAGATGAACAGGTTTAGTGAAGTTGAAGAGTTGGTCTACTTAAGATGGGTGAATGCTTGCTTAAGATTTGAACTTCGAAACTACCAGACACCTGCAGGGAAGATGTCAGCTCGTGAGCTGAACAAAAACTTAAGCCCGAAATCACAAGAGAGGGCTAAACAGCTATTACTAGAATATGCAGGGTCTGAACGTGGACAAGGAGACACTGATCTCGAAAGCAACTTCTCTCAGCCATCCTCACCCGGAAGTGAAGATTTTGACAACGCGTCAATGGATAGCTCGTTTAGTAGATACAGTAGCATTAGCAAGAAACCAAGCATAATGCAAAAGCTAAAGAAATGGGGCAAAAGCAAGGATGACTCATCAAGTGCCCTTTCGTCACCAGCTCGATCTTTTGCAGGTGGGTCTCCAAGGAGTAGAAGTAGCATAAGTCAAAGGCAAAGAGGACCGCTGGAATCCTTAATGCTCAGAAATGCAAGCGACAGTGTTGCTATTACCTCATTTGGAAAGGCTGAACAGGACTTGAACGGATATTCTgaaaaccctaatctccctaatATAAAAACAGGGGTTGCTTCCAGTGACGCGCTAAATTCAGTTGCATCATCATTTCAGTTGATGTCTAAATCAGTTGAAGGAGCACCTGATGAAAAGTATCCTGTGTATAAAGATAGGCATAAGATGGCATTAGAAAGGGAAAAACAGATTAAGGAAAAGGCAGAGCAGGCTAGAGTAGAAAAGTTTGGAGACAAGCCAATTACCACACCCTCCAAAGCTTTGCCTCCGAGGCTTTCTCAAATAAAGGAGAAGGTAGCTGTACCTGTTTCTGTCTCTATTGGCGCTAGCGATCAATCTCCCAGTGACGTTAAGATGGTTGATCCTACAGCCGTGACCAAAATGAAACTTGCCCAAATTGAGAAAAGACCTCCCAGAGTTCCACGGCCCCCACCAAGAGGGTCTGGAGGGGCCGCCACTGGTGCAACTACTAAAGTACCTGGTGGAGCACCATCAGGAGGCCCACCACCGCCACCTCCACCTCCTGGGGGACCTCCCCGTCCTCCTGGGGCACCACCCCCACCTCCCCCGCCTGGAGGATTATCAAGAGGAGCAGCAAATAATGACAAGGTTCACCGGGCTCCTgaagttgttgaattttatcagaGTTTGATGAAGCGTGAAGCAAAGAAAGATACGACCACCTTGATATCATCAACAGCTACTACAGCTGACGCGAGAAACAATATGATTGGCGAGATTGAGAACAGATCAACTTTCCTCTTAGCA GTGAAAGCTGATGTGGAAACTCAAGGTGATTTTGTTCAGTCACTTGCCGCTGAAGTTCGTGCAGCTACTTTCACCGACATTGAAGATCTTGTTGCATTTGTGAACTGGCTAGATGAAGAGCTTTCTTTCTTG GTTGATGAGAGGGCAGTTCTGAAACATTTCGACTGGCCTGAGGGGAAAGCAGATGCATTGAGAGAGGCTTCATTTGAATACCAAGATCTGAAAAAATTAGAGAAACAAGTTACAACTTTCGAAGACGACCCCAGCATTCCCTGTGAAAAGGCTCTCAAAAAGATGTACTCCTTGCTCGAAAA GGTCGAACAAAGTGTTTATGCACTGTTGCGTACAAGAGACATGGCTATGTCACGGTATAAAGACTTCGGTATTCCTGTGAACTGGTTGATGGATGCAGGAGTTGTTGGCAAG ATCAAGCTCTCATCAGTACAATTGGCAAAGAAATACATGAAGCGAGTAGCAGCTGAACTTGATGTATTAACAGGGCCAGAGAAAGAACCCAACAGAGAATTTCTGCTCCTACAAGGCATTCGGTTTGCTTTCCGCGTACATCAA TTTGCTGGTGGCTTTGATGCTGAAAGCATGAAGACATTTGAAGATTTGAGAAGCCGAGTACAGACGCAAAACAGTGAAGATAACAAGGCGGAAATGTAA
- the LOC141598803 gene encoding protein CHUP1, chloroplastic isoform X6, whose protein sequence is MIKLGLVVAASIAAYTVRQINVGSKKPSQPATNPEENGEEIIEENQAEEWDVEKFDPSTDIDKEEEQEEKEEVKLISGEINAPNVNTFDIGEDEFEELLSGQLGFPLPDDALDEAKSSMADRQRRAYDEEMAKNASELERLRDLVKEMEEREVRLEGELLEYYGLKEQESGLVELQKQLKIKTVEIDMLKVTVNSLQAERKKLLEELEMGGSAKKELEVARKKIKELQRQIQLEANQTKGQLLLLKQQVSSLQTKEEDAYKKDSDVDKKLKAVKNLEMEIAELKRKNIELQYEKRELSVQLAAAEGKASALSDMTETEMVAKVREEVNELKYANEDLQKQVEGLQMNRFSEVEELVYLRWVNACLRFELRNYQTPAGKMSARELNKNLSPKSQERAKQLLLEYAGSERGQGDTDLESNFSQPSSPGSEDFDNASMDSSFSRYSSISKKPSIMQKLKKWGKSKDDSSSALSSPARSFAGGSPRSRSSISQRQRGPLESLMLRNASDSVAITSFGKAEQDLNGYSENPNLPNIKTGVASSDALNSVASSFQLMSKSVEGAPDEKYPVYKDRHKMALEREKQIKEKAEQARVEKFGDKPITTPSKALPPRLSQIKEKVAVPVSVSIGASDQSPSDVKMVDPTAVTKMKLAQIEKRPPRVPRPPPRGSGGAATGATTKVPGGAPSGGPPPPPPPPGGPPRPPGAPPPPPPPGGLSRGAANNDKVHRAPEVVEFYQSLMKREAKKDTTTLISSTATTADARNNMIGEIENRSTFLLAVKADVETQGDFVQSLAAEVRAATFTDIEDLVAFVNWLDEELSFLVDERAVLKHFDWPEGKADALREASFEYQDLKKLEKQVTTFEDDPSIPCEKALKKMYSLLEKVEQSVYALLRTRDMAMSRYKDFGIPVNWLMDAGVVGKIKLSSVQLAKKYMKRVAAELDVLTGPEKEPNREFLLLQGIRFAFRVHQFAGGFDAESMKTFEDLRSRVQTQNSEDNKAEM, encoded by the exons ATGATAAAGTTAGGCTTGGTTGTTGCCGCTTCTATTGCAGCCTACACCGTTAGGCAGATTAACGTTGGAAGCAAGAAGCCATCACAGCCTGCAACCAACCCTGAag AAAATGGAGAAGAAATTATTGAAGAAAACCAAGCTGAAGAATGGGACGTGGAGAAATTCGACCCTTCTACTGATATCGACAAAGAGGAG GaacaagaagaaaaagaagaagttaAATTAATAAGCGGGGAAATAAATGCTCCTAATGTAAATACCTTTGATATTGGAGAGGATGAGTTTGAAGAACTTTTATCAGGGCAGCTTGGATTTCCATTACCAGATGACGCACTAGATGAAGCGAAAAGTTCCATGGCTGATCGTCAGAGA AGAGCTTATGATGAGGAAATGGCTAAAAATGCGAGTGAACTGGAAAGATTACGAGACTTAGTAAAGGAAATGGAAGAGAGGGAAGTGAGACTAGAAGGGGAATTGCTGGAATACTATGGTTTAAAAGAGCAGGAATCTGGCTTAGTGGAACTCCAAAAGCAATTGAAGATCAAGACTGTTGAGATTGACATGCTAAAAGTTACTGTTAATTCACTGCAAGCCGAAAGGAAAAAGCTTCTAGAAGAACTTGAGATGGGAGGTTCTGCCAAGAAGGAGCTTGAGGTAGCCAGGAAGAAAATTAAAGAGCTTCAGAGGCAAATCCAGTTAGAAGCAAATCAAACAAAGGGCCAACTTTTGTTGCTTAAACAGCAAGTTAGTAGTTTGCAGACGAAGGAGGAAGACGCTTATAAGAAAGATTCTGATGTTGACAAAAAACTTAAAGCTGTTAAAAATTTAGAGATGGAAATTGCAGAGCTTAAACGGAAAAACATTGAGCTTCAGTATGAAAAGAGGGAGTTATCTGTTCAACTGGCTGCTGCTGAGGGCAAAGCAAGTGCTCTTTCCGACATGACCGAG ACTGAAATGGTTGCCAAGGTCAGGGAAGAGGTGAACGAGCTAAAGTATGCAAATGAAGACTTGCAAAAGCAAGTTGAAGGCCTTCAGATGAACAGGTTTAGTGAAGTTGAAGAGTTGGTCTACTTAAGATGGGTGAATGCTTGCTTAAGATTTGAACTTCGAAACTACCAGACACCTGCAGGGAAGATGTCAGCTCGTGAGCTGAACAAAAACTTAAGCCCGAAATCACAAGAGAGGGCTAAACAGCTATTACTAGAATATGCAGGGTCTGAACGTGGACAAGGAGACACTGATCTCGAAAGCAACTTCTCTCAGCCATCCTCACCCGGAAGTGAAGATTTTGACAACGCGTCAATGGATAGCTCGTTTAGTAGATACAGTAGCATTAGCAAGAAACCAAGCATAATGCAAAAGCTAAAGAAATGGGGCAAAAGCAAGGATGACTCATCAAGTGCCCTTTCGTCACCAGCTCGATCTTTTGCAGGTGGGTCTCCAAGGAGTAGAAGTAGCATAAGTCAAAGGCAAAGAGGACCGCTGGAATCCTTAATGCTCAGAAATGCAAGCGACAGTGTTGCTATTACCTCATTTGGAAAGGCTGAACAGGACTTGAACGGATATTCTgaaaaccctaatctccctaatATAAAAACAGGGGTTGCTTCCAGTGACGCGCTAAATTCAGTTGCATCATCATTTCAGTTGATGTCTAAATCAGTTGAAGGAGCACCTGATGAAAAGTATCCTGTGTATAAAGATAGGCATAAGATGGCATTAGAAAGGGAAAAACAGATTAAGGAAAAGGCAGAGCAGGCTAGAGTAGAAAAGTTTGGAGACAAGCCAATTACCACACCCTCCAAAGCTTTGCCTCCGAGGCTTTCTCAAATAAAGGAGAAGGTAGCTGTACCTGTTTCTGTCTCTATTGGCGCTAGCGATCAATCTCCCAGTGACGTTAAGATGGTTGATCCTACAGCCGTGACCAAAATGAAACTTGCCCAAATTGAGAAAAGACCTCCCAGAGTTCCACGGCCCCCACCAAGAGGGTCTGGAGGGGCCGCCACTGGTGCAACTACTAAAGTACCTGGTGGAGCACCATCAGGAGGCCCACCACCGCCACCTCCACCTCCTGGGGGACCTCCCCGTCCTCCTGGGGCACCACCCCCACCTCCCCCGCCTGGAGGATTATCAAGAGGAGCAGCAAATAATGACAAGGTTCACCGGGCTCCTgaagttgttgaattttatcagaGTTTGATGAAGCGTGAAGCAAAGAAAGATACGACCACCTTGATATCATCAACAGCTACTACAGCTGACGCGAGAAACAATATGATTGGCGAGATTGAGAACAGATCAACTTTCCTCTTAGCA GTGAAAGCTGATGTGGAAACTCAAGGTGATTTTGTTCAGTCACTTGCCGCTGAAGTTCGTGCAGCTACTTTCACCGACATTGAAGATCTTGTTGCATTTGTGAACTGGCTAGATGAAGAGCTTTCTTTCTTG GTTGATGAGAGGGCAGTTCTGAAACATTTCGACTGGCCTGAGGGGAAAGCAGATGCATTGAGAGAGGCTTCATTTGAATACCAAGATCTGAAAAAATTAGAGAAACAAGTTACAACTTTCGAAGACGACCCCAGCATTCCCTGTGAAAAGGCTCTCAAAAAGATGTACTCCTTGCTCGAAAA GGTCGAACAAAGTGTTTATGCACTGTTGCGTACAAGAGACATGGCTATGTCACGGTATAAAGACTTCGGTATTCCTGTGAACTGGTTGATGGATGCAGGAGTTGTTGGCAAG ATCAAGCTCTCATCAGTACAATTGGCAAAGAAATACATGAAGCGAGTAGCAGCTGAACTTGATGTATTAACAGGGCCAGAGAAAGAACCCAACAGAGAATTTCTGCTCCTACAAGGCATTCGGTTTGCTTTCCGCGTACATCAA TTTGCTGGTGGCTTTGATGCTGAAAGCATGAAGACATTTGAAGATTTGAGAAGCCGAGTACAGACGCAAAACAGTGAAGATAACAAGGCGGAAATGTAA
- the LOC141598803 gene encoding protein CHUP1, chloroplastic isoform X5: MIKLGLVVAASIAAYTVRQINVGSKKPSQPATNPEENGEEIIEENQAEEWDVEKFDPSTDIDKEEEQEEKEEVKLISGEINAPNVNTFDIGEDEFEELLSGQLGFPLPDDALDEAKSSMADRQRRAYDEEMAKNASELERLRDLVKEMEEREVRLEGELLEYYGLKEQESGLVELQKQLKIKTVEIDMLKVTVNSLQAERKKLLEELEMGGSAKKELEVARKKIKELQRQIQLEANQTKGQLLLLKQQVSSLQTKEEDAYKKDSDVDKKLKAVKNLEMEIAELKRKNIELQYEKRELSVQLAAAEGKASALSDMTETEMVAKVREEVNELKYANEDLQKQVEGLQMNRFSEVEELVYLRWVNACLRFELRNYQTPAGKMSARELNKNLSPKSQERAKQLLLEYAGSERGQGDTDLESNFSQPSSPGSEDFDNASMDSSFSRYSSISKKPSIMQKLKKWGKSKDDSSSALSSPARSFAGGSPRSRSSISQRQRGPLESLMLRNASDSVAITSFGKAEQDLNGYSENPNLPNIKTGVASSDALNSVASSFQLMSKSVEGAPDEKYPVYKDRHKMALEREKQIKEKAEQARVEKFGDKPITTPSKALPPRLSQIKEKVAVPVSVSIGASDQSPSDVKMVDPTAVTKMKLAQIEKRPPRVPRPPPRGSGGAATGATTKVPGGAPSGGPPPPPPPPGGPPRPPGAPPPPPPPGGLSRGAANNDKVHRAPEVVEFYQSLMKREAKKDTTTLISSTATTADARNNMIGEIENRSTFLLAVKADVETQGDFVQSLAAEVRAATFTDIEDLVAFVNWLDEELSFLVDERAVLKHFDWPEGKADALREASFEYQDLKKLEKQVTTFEDDPSIPCEKALKKMYSLLEKVEQSVYALLRTRDMAMSRYKDFGIPVNWLMDAGVVGKIKLSSVQLAKKYMKRVAAELDVLTGPEKEPNREFLLLQGIRFAFRVHQFAGGFDAESMKTFEDLRSRVQTQNSEDNKAEIN, translated from the exons ATGATAAAGTTAGGCTTGGTTGTTGCCGCTTCTATTGCAGCCTACACCGTTAGGCAGATTAACGTTGGAAGCAAGAAGCCATCACAGCCTGCAACCAACCCTGAag AAAATGGAGAAGAAATTATTGAAGAAAACCAAGCTGAAGAATGGGACGTGGAGAAATTCGACCCTTCTACTGATATCGACAAAGAGGAG GaacaagaagaaaaagaagaagttaAATTAATAAGCGGGGAAATAAATGCTCCTAATGTAAATACCTTTGATATTGGAGAGGATGAGTTTGAAGAACTTTTATCAGGGCAGCTTGGATTTCCATTACCAGATGACGCACTAGATGAAGCGAAAAGTTCCATGGCTGATCGTCAGAGA AGAGCTTATGATGAGGAAATGGCTAAAAATGCGAGTGAACTGGAAAGATTACGAGACTTAGTAAAGGAAATGGAAGAGAGGGAAGTGAGACTAGAAGGGGAATTGCTGGAATACTATGGTTTAAAAGAGCAGGAATCTGGCTTAGTGGAACTCCAAAAGCAATTGAAGATCAAGACTGTTGAGATTGACATGCTAAAAGTTACTGTTAATTCACTGCAAGCCGAAAGGAAAAAGCTTCTAGAAGAACTTGAGATGGGAGGTTCTGCCAAGAAGGAGCTTGAGGTAGCCAGGAAGAAAATTAAAGAGCTTCAGAGGCAAATCCAGTTAGAAGCAAATCAAACAAAGGGCCAACTTTTGTTGCTTAAACAGCAAGTTAGTAGTTTGCAGACGAAGGAGGAAGACGCTTATAAGAAAGATTCTGATGTTGACAAAAAACTTAAAGCTGTTAAAAATTTAGAGATGGAAATTGCAGAGCTTAAACGGAAAAACATTGAGCTTCAGTATGAAAAGAGGGAGTTATCTGTTCAACTGGCTGCTGCTGAGGGCAAAGCAAGTGCTCTTTCCGACATGACCGAG ACTGAAATGGTTGCCAAGGTCAGGGAAGAGGTGAACGAGCTAAAGTATGCAAATGAAGACTTGCAAAAGCAAGTTGAAGGCCTTCAGATGAACAGGTTTAGTGAAGTTGAAGAGTTGGTCTACTTAAGATGGGTGAATGCTTGCTTAAGATTTGAACTTCGAAACTACCAGACACCTGCAGGGAAGATGTCAGCTCGTGAGCTGAACAAAAACTTAAGCCCGAAATCACAAGAGAGGGCTAAACAGCTATTACTAGAATATGCAGGGTCTGAACGTGGACAAGGAGACACTGATCTCGAAAGCAACTTCTCTCAGCCATCCTCACCCGGAAGTGAAGATTTTGACAACGCGTCAATGGATAGCTCGTTTAGTAGATACAGTAGCATTAGCAAGAAACCAAGCATAATGCAAAAGCTAAAGAAATGGGGCAAAAGCAAGGATGACTCATCAAGTGCCCTTTCGTCACCAGCTCGATCTTTTGCAGGTGGGTCTCCAAGGAGTAGAAGTAGCATAAGTCAAAGGCAAAGAGGACCGCTGGAATCCTTAATGCTCAGAAATGCAAGCGACAGTGTTGCTATTACCTCATTTGGAAAGGCTGAACAGGACTTGAACGGATATTCTgaaaaccctaatctccctaatATAAAAACAGGGGTTGCTTCCAGTGACGCGCTAAATTCAGTTGCATCATCATTTCAGTTGATGTCTAAATCAGTTGAAGGAGCACCTGATGAAAAGTATCCTGTGTATAAAGATAGGCATAAGATGGCATTAGAAAGGGAAAAACAGATTAAGGAAAAGGCAGAGCAGGCTAGAGTAGAAAAGTTTGGAGACAAGCCAATTACCACACCCTCCAAAGCTTTGCCTCCGAGGCTTTCTCAAATAAAGGAGAAGGTAGCTGTACCTGTTTCTGTCTCTATTGGCGCTAGCGATCAATCTCCCAGTGACGTTAAGATGGTTGATCCTACAGCCGTGACCAAAATGAAACTTGCCCAAATTGAGAAAAGACCTCCCAGAGTTCCACGGCCCCCACCAAGAGGGTCTGGAGGGGCCGCCACTGGTGCAACTACTAAAGTACCTGGTGGAGCACCATCAGGAGGCCCACCACCGCCACCTCCACCTCCTGGGGGACCTCCCCGTCCTCCTGGGGCACCACCCCCACCTCCCCCGCCTGGAGGATTATCAAGAGGAGCAGCAAATAATGACAAGGTTCACCGGGCTCCTgaagttgttgaattttatcagaGTTTGATGAAGCGTGAAGCAAAGAAAGATACGACCACCTTGATATCATCAACAGCTACTACAGCTGACGCGAGAAACAATATGATTGGCGAGATTGAGAACAGATCAACTTTCCTCTTAGCA GTGAAAGCTGATGTGGAAACTCAAGGTGATTTTGTTCAGTCACTTGCCGCTGAAGTTCGTGCAGCTACTTTCACCGACATTGAAGATCTTGTTGCATTTGTGAACTGGCTAGATGAAGAGCTTTCTTTCTTG GTTGATGAGAGGGCAGTTCTGAAACATTTCGACTGGCCTGAGGGGAAAGCAGATGCATTGAGAGAGGCTTCATTTGAATACCAAGATCTGAAAAAATTAGAGAAACAAGTTACAACTTTCGAAGACGACCCCAGCATTCCCTGTGAAAAGGCTCTCAAAAAGATGTACTCCTTGCTCGAAAA GGTCGAACAAAGTGTTTATGCACTGTTGCGTACAAGAGACATGGCTATGTCACGGTATAAAGACTTCGGTATTCCTGTGAACTGGTTGATGGATGCAGGAGTTGTTGGCAAG ATCAAGCTCTCATCAGTACAATTGGCAAAGAAATACATGAAGCGAGTAGCAGCTGAACTTGATGTATTAACAGGGCCAGAGAAAGAACCCAACAGAGAATTTCTGCTCCTACAAGGCATTCGGTTTGCTTTCCGCGTACATCAA TTTGCTGGTGGCTTTGATGCTGAAAGCATGAAGACATTTGAAGATTTGAGAAGCCGAGTACAGACGCAAAACAGTGAAGATAACAAGGCGGAAAT aAACTAA